A window of Castanea sativa cultivar Marrone di Chiusa Pesio chromosome 8, ASM4071231v1 genomic DNA:
aaaagcatttttgtgtcattgaaagagaaacttcgacttttaaataatgtttataagagaaactttggattttaaataaagttttgaacatctaaatctcatttaaaagatgattttgttaggatgtgtgctcttaaattctattgtatgatgctatgtatgacattatgttgtaattaataaaattgttttattattatttaaaaataatgataacatgaatattgggatattatcatatagtccatgagatgcatagtatgtaatttatgtgatttagtcacagaaaatctaaatcacaagttctttgtaaagtcagaattttagtttgtaattggtgatgaaattggacatttcatctacgaagactatgatatgtcaactaagataatttgtcttgatcatagaaatgaagatttctagttggtatgttaatatattttaagagttaaaacatattgaactgaaccgatataagatttattattctcctaacaactgtcaaatgaataatagactcacaacttttatttacataaactcttaatcctgagaggataatggacctgatcataaagtgtaggttgctctgatatatcaggagtgaggtcttaagtcatgatcaaaatctcagtatgttgagcaaccacatttagtgttgatggaacatatattctcaggatggaattcatagtctcttaatggagatacaaaatattcccttgagataagtttaatggatttggttattcagagtgttaggcctaaccactttagtaaggagttactaaagtatatatttatggaattggattttataaatatatgatgaataacttataCGATTAAACCGAATACTCAatgaattaagatgtagtaatctacaaagtgacagtctacattcatgactttgtattactacgaatattttatgaaggggcttcatgtacaataaagtcttgggatataatttataaataaggcctagagtgcaactatcttttcatagtggtattaaatatagttaatggtaactttggatttgtcaagagttgatagaaaaacccaaggcccgttggagctagtgtcttattggtcccttttgatcccattccaagccacacttttaagcccaattgaaaaggcccaaaagcctagcccaattagataatcagttagatattaagggagaaacatatagaattttattaaGTAACAATACgattgtgaaatggtgtatgtttgagtgtaagccactctctctaattctcccttggaaaactgattgagagaccacacttcttgggcgttagtagaattgtagtgaagattaaaagtgctcccaagtgcttctgatctttgttttgaaattcaccacaccaaggtatactctcttgttcttaaattctgaaacttacatagtgcatgttatcaattgcgaatgaagtagatccgttaatttttcgctgcgtatgttttgtatgcgatacaaacatgtatttttccaacagaTTTCTAATCTAaactatttcataaaataattgagtttcaaagtaagttttctataaAGGTTCCTGTTTTTTAAACTTGTTTAAATCCAAGTGATTTCAAAGtcatattcttatttttcaaattctattTAAGACGTTTCTTGTAGCGAATTGGGTTTTCAAACTcactcaagaattgtaaaaaaatatttatataaactcttcaattcctattcgttccctaaaagagtcaagcatcttttgattctgtttcaattcaatattgtgatattcaataTGTCTCTATATCtagaataattgttaatattaagaaaataattctattttgtatatattttgttttgtgatatgtgactcaaaatgagtgtttttagaattgatcaaatatatgtgtaaatccgctcataggattgtatgtgagaatatgtgttgatccctcaccagcaggagttagatgttggtatccgctcacaggattgtatgtgagaatatgtgatgtgtatatgtaacattgtgctctgatcaattaaATGTATGTGTTTTCTAATGATTTTAAAATGCGATTACatatgtattaagtgattctttatatgttttagaataattatatttgatatcattgaataagtttgtgaaaaattaaaatactcgTGCTTTGTTTGACTCTTCCTATTTTGTATCATGTATAATTGCTTACTGGATGTGTGGCTCATTCCATCAATTAcaattttcagattaaagtttAGTTGGGGAACAGAACCTTTGGATTGCTTCgtaaggtgcaaggtagagcaTGAGAGTTTTTAGGTGATGTCAATAATGCATGAAGTCTTAAatgattattagttatttttattccGCTTTAGATCTCATagtattttggagattattctaaattgtggattttagtaTTGTAAAAGATTtattaaaagcatttttttttttaagttttattgaaCTATGTTTAAACcaattatgtttattgagttatgtAAGATTAGCAAGTTAGTCAcgcatctaaattcatgttccatGAATTTGGGTCGTGACAATGTAGATGCTTGACTCTTTTAAGGAACCCCGTGTGGGCTCGGAGACACTACTCCACAAAGTGAGCCCTAACAAAATTGTGATgctccaatttgattgattgtatgatgtgtgtgggtgtgtgatgagtctcaCATCGGATATTTATTGGGTTGAACTgaattttattaacaattgcaaGGAGCTTCAATTGTGACTGGTCCTTTTAAGAGATAGCGTAGATGTGGCTAGCACTTTTCTTTGGATTGTTACAATGGATGTCTTTATTAGAAACACATAAGGCCGGCCTAGAGCCCCCTAATATAGAAAGGCCCCGAAATATGGGGGCAataaggttttatttatttattattatttaaaaaatatatatgtgagTTATGCTATAGATTTTTTTCCCTGCACTTAAGAAGGCCCAAAAAGATTAGAGTCATGTTAGTAACACTGCCAGTTTTAGTACATTAGtcttataattttatatgtaaCTAATCACAAAAAGTGATTAAATActcatttattcttttgttgaaGTGTCACCTCTCTAGTCTCTACCACatagtttgtaagttttttgtaGTAATTTTACCATttctctacacacacacacacacacacacaaaagaattAATAGAAATTCAACCCAATTACCATTAAgtgaatgaaaaatgttaaagctACTACACATttgacaacaacaaaaaatttacaaattgatgtgacaagaATATGATTAGTGTCagttaaacaatataataaatgacACATCATTACACTcttgaataaatttttcttattgGTGACACACTAGTTtataaaacttatatagtaaAATTGGAAGTATCACTATTTCATTCTAGGTTAATTAGTCATATTAAGGtaagaaataataatagatttgaaataaaatattataatataaaaaataaactaaatattatttaagtgatacttaaatataaaaatgtctctttcaaatttttacCTTAGGTCTCAAACTATTTTAGGTCGGCCTTTGGAAtatagaaaatatcaattaagCTGCAATACTTTTAGCAGTAACCAAGAACATTTAAAtgaagaaattttaaattaattaatggaTAACCACAAATTTTTGTGGGAGTAGAATTGGAAAAATGCTCAATTAACTAGTAGCAGTAAGATTCTCAAGtaaaaaagggagaaagaaaaacaaaaacaaaactagtaGAAGTTAGTGTCATATTGTCAATGTTCTTTTTACATGTTATTCCGTAACCAAACAAAAGCTAGCCTTTCTGAAGTTGTTGatatgtcttttcttttcttttctatgctTTTGCAAGTCTGATAAAGAGAACTCACTGGTAGTCTTTTTCTCATTGACCAGACCAGACCAGACCAGACCCCACaatttcttaataaataaaGCTGGATATTCCGTGGAAATTTAGCtatatataacatttaaaaCAACTGAACTCTTTTATGATccattataaaattttctaatgTGTTGTTCCTTAAAAATAGAGCACActtctgttttattttattttttagtaaatgTGATGTACTTCAAGTTGACAAATTATTGATCAGTTTTGATTATACAAATTTCGTGGCATTGGTTTCCAACTTTTCATGAAAATAAAGCACATCCCTGACTtctgaagagagaaaaaagccAGTTTTAGGCTTCTTAGttccccatttcttttctttaaggCCAATTTCATatgcaaaaaaaatgttattatgcAGAATGGATCCCCtctattgaaaaatatatatatatatatatatatatatattgttttgagCTCATTACATTTTCCACTCcattatatataaagaaaaggtCATCAGAAAAATGAGTTTAGCCAACtcaattacattttccatccaaTGACATAAAATCACCATAATTTATGTGTAGAAGCTATATGAGGATGCATCAGCAATAATATTCCGGAAGCCGCCAATTGTGGATGCCAACATAATAAAAACTCCAACGAATATGCAACTCTGCAACACATAAACGACTTGCATCAGTGGATAAATAATCATTTAAttaccaaaagaagaaaagggatACTGTTTGCACAATATGATTTACCCAGTTGATTATCCATTTGGCGGTAAATCTTTTTGGCTTCTTGATCACTAGCCACATAATACTGGGGAGCTGCAACAGTGCTCAATATTAATTTACTCTTTCAGTTGTAGTGTGTCATTGGTGGGGAATGAAACAACAGAAGAGAAACTTACAAAATATGAAGTGGGAGCAAATCCAAATCCGCCAAAGAAACCAAGAAGATCCCCAAAGAAAGGGAAGGTGACTCCAACGAATAATGTAAATGCTGCAATATTTCAGGAACTTATTAGTGGTTTTAATTAAAAGAGTGTGACGAAATTTATCCCTCTCtgcctatctctctctctccggctCTGGTCCTTTGAAATGTCAAGAAGAGCCTCACCTACATAAGAAGATCTAGCGATGAGTCTAAGTGCAATTCCTGGTGGGAAATTCATCTTTTTCACCATCATCCTCTCCAGCAAGTCAAATACAGGCATGGCATAGACCTACACATCTTTCTTCATTACATGTTGCTGCAATCCTCatgtagtgtgtgtgtgtatgtataaatatataaaggaaCATAATCACCTCCATTTCAAGTGAAATGGAGAGAGCCAATTTcatagtttaaattttatttcttggaTTTAAATTgtatggactaaattgacatttaaaagtttaaataaaGTGACATTGTATACGCTTTTAGATTTGTAATAGCTAATGTAAACTATGAATGAATCGATTTTAAATGGAGAGACAAATATAAGCAAACATGCACGTGTACCATGCATGTATACCATATAAACTGAGAACCATAAATTTGTACCTGATAGCTGCCTATGACATGGATGACCACCATTAGGTTAGCAGAGGCAATGAGCCACGCAGGTTTCTTGAGATTCATTAGCACATTGTCATCAACATCTTGCCCAAATGCCCAGTATCCAATAAGGGCCACCGGGAAGTAGCATATTGCATTGATAAAATAGGCTCCAAGTGCACCTTTCCACATGGGTACCTTTGAAGGCCTCTCAGGAGTTGATGGAATTGTGGCCTGAATTTCAAGGGCCACCGCATGCCCAGCAAATGCAAAAGAGATTTGTCCCAATGCATTGAAGACACGAAACATGTAATCAGCTGAGCTAGTTTTTTTGTAAGCATAGCTCACATCATCTATCTGACCTCTAGCCAAGCAACCCACCCAGGCTATAGTTGAATAACTGCAATTTAGAAAGATGTATTTAAATACACTATCTTTCAATATTTTACACAGTTGTTTCTAGAGTAAGCTGCTTTACAAAATAGCCAGAAATTCATAGGATTGATGGTTCTCAAGTAAGTTGgataaaaaattggaaaattgcTCTAGTTTATGAACCCCTAGTGTTCTTGGATGCATCTTTTTGCCACTTGAGCTGCCTATTTTTCTCAAAGTGGTTCATGATTTGTTGTGCATGGTTCACCAAAAGTTCATCAAGCACGTGGATGCCTTTAATTATGACCTCTCTCTTTTGTATCAttaatggtttttatttattttaattataacctctctcttttgtatatataaatcAGTACCTATAGACATGAATTATGGTTATAGAATGTCCATGTTAAGGGAAAAAATTATGACCCAAACAGTAGTTTCCTTGTCTGGTATCTGAGTAAGGATGGTTGAATTTCAATGGCCAAGAACAAACAGAGGGAAGAAGGGAACACCCTCTCATATATACTTCAAAGTTCAAGGGAGGCATGGCCTATGAGTTCATTTATGCTGAGAGGAGTTATAATCAGGTGGCTTAATAATGTCTTAGTTTGCTGGAAATATCAAGATTTAGATGCTTGAACCAGGGCTGAACGTTGTGCCACTAAAATTaccaatttattcttttaaggaTTGCGAAGCCTTGACCAACTAAtttgtttaatgaaaatttttcacCTTCTGACAAGTATAGAACAACTAAAACAATATACTTTAATAAGTGTTGCTTAACCAACTCAAATATAAGCAACACAACCTTTATCTACAGAACTTGGGTTGTTTTTGCTTCAATTGATGCAGTTCTAAGTCCTTAATTTGTTTAATTCTATGTCAAACCAACTTTAATCTGAGTTGAGAGAGTAGATAAGTCGGTTCCAGTACCATCCAACTTACGCCTTCCATCATTTCCCAACCTAACATAATACTTTctttccattattttcttttggcttAGAAATCAGTCAAAAATTACTTACTTTCCCAGAAGGTGTTCTAAGTCTACCATGTACCCAAAATCTAAGCTGAACAAGCATGCATAAGTTGGTACCTTAGTGACATGACTGCTGCTGCTAGCGAAACACCAGCAACAGAATTAAAGTTGGGTAGCTGAGACAAGAAGAAATGGATGCCTCCAAAGATCAAAATCCAGTAAGATTGTTTGAGCTGTGTGCAATTGGTGCAGGCCATCTCCATAAATTTCTTGAGGCACTTTCCCCCAGTGACCATATACACTATGTCACACCCAACCTGAACAATAAGTTGCTGGGGAAGCACAATCCAAGGTCCGAGTTTTGGCCCAAAGGCATGTCGACCGAGGTCAATGTATCGATCAAAACGAGTGCCTGGAACACATTCATGGAGTTGTATCATCTGCCACATTGTGTTCAAGGTCATGCACCATGATATTGCCAAAACCAGTGTCCCTGGACCCCTGAACAAGGATATgagttattatttataaaaataaaaataaaaataaaaataaataaataaaaaagacagtTAGTATAGTAGTTTTGGTTTGTGCAGATTAGAGTAAGAGGCTTATATATAAGTTGAGTTTAGTTGAGTCCAATATGTACCATCCTAAGTAGGCCATGGCATAAGGCAGGCTGAGTACTCCTGCACCTATCATAGCTGTGACAGTGTGAAAAGTTGAGTACCACCATTTGGCATGGCGTGAGGTGTCCTCCTCTATCCATTTGCCGTCTGAATTAGCAACTTCCTGCTAGAGTTCAAAATTTACAAACAGTGAGCTAAGGAATCTAGAATTAATATAGTGAAGAAAATAGTCAGTATGAATATGTAACGAGGGTGGTCATGCTCTCTCACCTTAGTAGGAGAAGTTGAAACCATTTTTGCAGCCAAAGCAAGGACTCAGATAGACCCCTCCCTCCAATATGTGAGTAATTCCTTGATGGTCGTCATGTATATGTAGTGGCTGTGGTTGGTGACTCAAAGTGTGCGAGGGAATAAAGTGAAAAATGGGTATTTTGCATTGATTAGTCCCActttaatttttagtatttgtttttgcTGCTTCCTCAGGTGGAACGTGCTCTTTAAGGCTATGATCAAATGAGAGAGCCATAATGATGGATAAAGTTTTGGTTGAAAATAGTTTTGGCTGTTTTGGGCATAGCTCAATTGACATATTTTTTGGTAGATTTAGCAGCAACAATCCTATGAACGCAACCAGTTTCGCACTTAATTTTAAATCTAATGGAGTTGTAAACTTATGATGGGAGTAATGTCACATTCAAGTGAGTCCAATTAagataatttttgttatgcACAAATCACAACTTGACACATTAGTTGAATATGAAATAGGGTGCATCCCTAGACTTATTATTCATATAGAGATGTCTAGGGTTTAAATCCTCTTCCCACaactatcaaaaataaaaaaataaaagcttcgGTTAACAATTGAAATAACAAATCACTCCAGATATTtggaaaaatgatattaaactTTCCTACCACTCAACCATGTAAATAGTGATAACGTGCTGAGTGTTGCCCAAGCACTGTCTTGCCACTCTAATTGTCATTGTACCTAGTCACTAATCCTGGCTTTCTACATGGTAGGAGAACCTGTTATCTTATGTGTGAACATTCAGGTCCACCAAGGTTAACTTTTGGGGTTAGTGACTTAGTGCAGCAAGGGTTACGAAAAATACAATACCTGCTTCATGGTCCAGACCAAGGTATCAGAGGGAATTGATGggaatttcttatttttccactAGAACCAATCATGGGAAATTTTGTTGGTTGATGAATTGGATCCATCCTTTAATCATTTCACTACTCGTAGCGGTAGCTTTACAGAAAAGGGACATTAGTTTCGGGAATAATGATTAAAGCGAGGAAGCTGCTTACCTGCTTGTTATGTCAAAGTTGGTGGGCATCTTATCTTTATTTGTGATGTGTCCCCAGTGGCTTTGTAGACCGAAAGGGAACTGCTTGGCACTGCATTCCACACAAAAATTATACACAAATTATCATATTTTGGCTAATCTTACATTGTAGTCATATATACATCACATTCACTAATCATGGATTTAGAATTGGCCCTGACTTGCATTCGGGTTGAACTTCCATGGTCCAAATCAAACATGTAAACCAGAACCTCTCATTCACTTTTGCAAGAAGATGGCAGATGGAATCACAGGATGCTTTCAAGCCTGTGATTACATAAAAATTCTTggcaatattttcttttttttgctatgTGAATTCTCACTTGCTCAAGCACCACAAGAGGTGTTAAAACCACTAGGACATCCCATGGACCTCAATTCTTGGCAATAATTACACATTTGCTTGAATCTGTCTCACACTGCAAATGTGGAAAGGAAAAGCTGCTGTCTTCAGCTGAATCTCCCTCcgcaaaatatttacaaatcaTCAATGTATCTCAAAACTAGTACCTTTCTTCCTTTAATTTAATCCCTAGACTTCAGGTTAGGGCCTTGGGAATTCTAGATTTAATAAACCTGCTCATTATTTCCTTGGTGGTTCAGAATCTTCACCAAAATTGGGTGGTCCTCTGAGAAACAAATAGTCTGCAAAAAATTTCCCAAGGATAAAATCTTATGCCATATTAGCCTAGCGCATTAAATGTGTTTCATCACAGTTTCCCCAACTGGAATACATGACACTAGACAATCTCTAAAACGtggatatatagatagatagacagacagacagacagacagacaaACATAACTAATTTCTCATTATTTATTAACTCAATTCTTGTGAATGCACAATAAGGCTGATCAAACACTGAAGCTGAAAGATCAACAATATACTGCCCCCAAAACATGTCAGCAAGAATATTTGTTTGTTACACGTGAGTTTGCAAAGCCAAATTTGTGATCAGTAGAAGAAAATTAATCTTATTCACCAAAATAAAGTACCCATTAACAGGAACTCCTGCTATGATAGCTTTTTGACATAAAAACATCTGCTTTGATGTAAACCTACAGGTACTCTTATCCGTAAGCTGACTATAATCTTTGTAATGAGTTGATAAGGCCCATTGTAGGTTCAATCTCATAGCAAACAAAGTTCCGTATAACTACTTATCAAGAAAGTTCTGTATAACCTAACATACTGAAGTCCCAAATGAGTCAATACAATAATTAATTCATAAAGCCCCCTCCAGACATGTTTGGTGGCCCTTGTGATGGAACCTGTCCCTGAGAAACTAACTGTGACCTGCCTGGACCTTGAATGTAAGCTTGACCCATCCCTGTCCCAACCATTTGTTGTTGCTGCGGAAGTTGTTGCTGTTGCTGCAATTGCTGCAGTTGCGgaagctgctgctgctgctgctgctgcagcTGTGAGAGTGGTTGCTGTTGTTGCAGTTGCTGAAGTTGCTGTTGTGGTTGCAGTTGTGAGAGTGGTTGCTGCTGTTGCAGTTGTggcagctgctgctgctgttgcaGTTGAggcagctgctgctgctgctgttgcaGTTGAGGAAGCTGCTGTTGTTGTTGCATCTGCGGAAGCTGCTGCTGTTGCAGTTGCGGAAGCTGCTGTTGTTGTTGCAGTTGCGGAAGGTGCTGTTGTTGCAGCTGTGGA
This region includes:
- the LOC142608202 gene encoding lysine histidine transporter-like 6 isoform X3 → MVSTSPTKQEVANSDGKWIEEDTSRHAKWWYSTFHTVTAMIGAGVLSLPYAMAYLGWGPGTLVLAISWCMTLNTMWQMIQLHECVPGTRFDRYIDLGRHAFGPKLGPWIVLPQQLIVQVGCDIVYMVTGGKCLKKFMEMACTNCTQLKQSYWILIFGGIHFFLSQLPNFNSVAGVSLAAAVMSLSYSTIAWVGCLARGQIDDVSYAYKKTSSADYMFRVFNALGQISFAFAGHAVALEIQATIPSTPERPSKVPMWKGALGAYFINAICYFPVALIGYWAFGQDVDDNVLMNLKKPAWLIASANLMVVIHVIGSYQHLHYSLESPSLSLGIFLVSLADLDLLPLHIFSPVLCG
- the LOC142608202 gene encoding lysine histidine transporter-like 6 isoform X1, with amino-acid sequence MVSTSPTKQEVANSDGKWIEEDTSRHAKWWYSTFHTVTAMIGAGVLSLPYAMAYLGWGPGTLVLAISWCMTLNTMWQMIQLHECVPGTRFDRYIDLGRHAFGPKLGPWIVLPQQLIVQVGCDIVYMVTGGKCLKKFMEMACTNCTQLKQSYWILIFGGIHFFLSQLPNFNSVAGVSLAAAVMSLSYSTIAWVGCLARGQIDDVSYAYKKTSSADYMFRVFNALGQISFAFAGHAVALEIQATIPSTPERPSKVPMWKGALGAYFINAICYFPVALIGYWAFGQDVDDNVLMNLKKPAWLIASANLMVVIHVIGSYQVYAMPVFDLLERMMVKKMNFPPGIALRLIARSSYVAFTLFVGVTFPFFGDLLGFFGGFGFAPTSYFLPSIMWLVIKKPKRFTAKWIINWSCIFVGVFIMLASTIGGFRNIIADASSYSFYT
- the LOC142608202 gene encoding lysine histidine transporter-like 6 isoform X2 — encoded protein: MVSTSPTKEVANSDGKWIEEDTSRHAKWWYSTFHTVTAMIGAGVLSLPYAMAYLGWGPGTLVLAISWCMTLNTMWQMIQLHECVPGTRFDRYIDLGRHAFGPKLGPWIVLPQQLIVQVGCDIVYMVTGGKCLKKFMEMACTNCTQLKQSYWILIFGGIHFFLSQLPNFNSVAGVSLAAAVMSLSYSTIAWVGCLARGQIDDVSYAYKKTSSADYMFRVFNALGQISFAFAGHAVALEIQATIPSTPERPSKVPMWKGALGAYFINAICYFPVALIGYWAFGQDVDDNVLMNLKKPAWLIASANLMVVIHVIGSYQVYAMPVFDLLERMMVKKMNFPPGIALRLIARSSYVAFTLFVGVTFPFFGDLLGFFGGFGFAPTSYFLPSIMWLVIKKPKRFTAKWIINWSCIFVGVFIMLASTIGGFRNIIADASSYSFYT